The genomic DNA TCTTATTGCAAAGCACTTGGCGAAGTTCCCGCATTTTATGTCGCCGACGGTCACCACCGCGCCGCTAGCGCCTGGCGTGCCGGGAAGGCCCGCCGGGAAGCAAATGCCGATCATACCGGCGAGGAAGAATACAACTGGTTCTTGACCGTTCTCTTCCCGGCATCGCAGCTAAATGTTTTGGCATACAACCGTGTGATCAAAGATCTCAATGGCCAAACGCCCGATCAGATTCGTGAACGCTTGGCCGAAGTCGGTACGCTCGAACCGACCGACGATCCTGTCCCAGATCAGGCCGGAAGCTTTTGCATTTATCTGGATGGAAGTTGGTCCAAGTTGACTGTGCCCGCTGGTTCGATCGATCACAACGATGCGATCAATTCTCTTGACGTGGCGTTGCTTGAAAAGCGTGTGATCCGACCGATCTTCGGTATCGAAGATGTCCGCACCGATCCACGGATTGATTTCGTCGGCGGCATCCGCGGTACCGGTGAGCTGGAGAAGAAAGTTCAGTCGGGCGAATGGGCCTTCGCAGTCTCCATGTTCCCGACGTCGATTGCCCAGCTAATGGCCGTATCAGACGCTGGTGAAGTGATGCCGCCCAAGAGCACCTGGTTCGAGCCCAAGCTGCGAAGTGGTTTGCTCGTCCACTTGCTCGACTAAAGCATCGGCCGAAGCATCACGCTCACCTCTTAACGATTCAGATCGCCAGATCCGATTGGTCTGGCGATGAATCGGATAAGCCGATCGCGTGACGAATTTGCCGCAGTTCGGCCGACAAGTGCTTTTGCACCAACTTGATGTCTGCAC from Roseiconus lacunae includes the following:
- a CDS encoding DUF1015 domain-containing protein, with amino-acid sequence MPRVKPFRAVRPPADKAAAVASVPYDVVNRAEAAQLAEGNPDSFLHVVRPDIDLPPETDPYADEIYETAAKNFRAFMDAGTLQQDADESIFLYRQIMDGNSQIGVVACAHIDDYENNRILKHEFTRPAKEDDRTRHVTTLAAHAGPVFLTYRDHEQLNQSVEDAIKQAPLYDFTAEDGVQHTVWKIEDAESYCKALGEVPAFYVADGHHRAASAWRAGKARREANADHTGEEEYNWFLTVLFPASQLNVLAYNRVIKDLNGQTPDQIRERLAEVGTLEPTDDPVPDQAGSFCIYLDGSWSKLTVPAGSIDHNDAINSLDVALLEKRVIRPIFGIEDVRTDPRIDFVGGIRGTGELEKKVQSGEWAFAVSMFPTSIAQLMAVSDAGEVMPPKSTWFEPKLRSGLLVHLLD